One Nicotiana tabacum cultivar K326 chromosome 23, ASM71507v2, whole genome shotgun sequence genomic window, GTAACACTGCAAAAGAGAGAACCACTGCTTCTGATTCCCAAAGCTAGAAAATGATCATTGGGATACTATCAATATCTTTTATGTGCGCTATCCCCTGCATTGTGCATAAGCTCCCGCGGTGATACAGAGGCAAGTTAGTTCTACATTAAGAATAAGATCATGTGCCCAAGTGCATAATAATTTCAAGTGGAAGTATTTTACAATGGAAAGTATCTTCAAGCTTTAAAAGCTTTTAGATGGCCTTAAACTACTTTAAGTCTTTTATACAGTGGCGGGCGCACGTGGTGCcaagcgggttcaactgaaccctgAACCTgcttcatcaaaaaataatatttaggatTAAAGCtgcataaattttgtataaatattttatttgaacccacttgacaactactatttaacaactaaagttatgtacttctaagattgaacccgcttgcacaaaatcctgggtccgccactgCTTTTATATGCAGATATTTGCTGTGATGTTAAGCAATTTGTTGTGGCAATTTCTGCATGCTTGTGGGCATTCAAACATActaaaacataaataaaggcgaACCAATTCATAGTTAAGACTGGAGAAATTACTAAAACAATCATTTCATTGAAAACAATAGCTGATATCTTCTTGCTACAATGAGATGGATAACAATAATGAATGATTACAACAAAGAATACATTGATGAACTTGACTGAATATAACTAAGAAAGAATACCCCTAGCTTACAAgaagaataaagaataaataaaaatatgaaatgaaagGTACAAACAACATGAAGCCTGGAATTTTACCTATGCAATTTGATCTAAAagaatttcttttcttaattgACAAATCTATCTGCAGTAAAGaatgaaagaatgactctacctacAAAGAATTTGGTAACCTTTTTCCTGTGTACGAAAAGATGTCTGCCTATGAATGAACGAAGAGCTTCGACAAAAGACCAATCAATCAACTTGGCTGATAATAAGAGGATGAACTTCCAGCAGCATCAAGGGGTGACCACGCAGAGACTGTGCATAGAGGCTGGTCTAACCAACTCAGAGTTAGTGCAGCGTCGTCGTTCCCCTGCTTTATGACCCTGTAGTCCTCACACGAGTACATCTTCAACAGCATTTGACTCTGAAGCAGTTCCCTTTCTGTAATCCCTGTGCATCTGAAACCCCCTTGTTCCATCAGCTTCCGCCATTTCCCAAAACATTCATGCCTTTCAGTCCTATCTCGTCCTTCACAAGCAATGATATTTCTAATATCGCGAGCAAACAACTCCTCTATCTTAATCCTGGAAGGGCTGTCTAATGGAAGGCTGAAACCAATAGAATCAAAAACAGCAGCATAGTATCTGAGTGAGTTGACAAGTCTTGCTTCCAAGCTAGGCTCATTGTGCTCAGCTTCCTGCTCTGCCATCAGAATAATGGTGGGATTTGTGCTTCTAATCAACCCGAGAAAATCCCTCAGGATCCCACCAGAACTATCATATAGAAGCCTATGCATCTGTAACGCACAATTCACTGCAACACTTTCTCCTTCTTTCACATGTAGCATCCATAGCCTCACATCTTCTAGCCTGTCAACAACTGGATGGAACTCGAAAGCCAGATTCAACGCCTCAGCAAACTCGGCAAGTCTATCTCCTGTTTCAACAAGATCCTGCTTTGATTCTCCTATACCAGTAATTCTAACATGAGTGGGAGGGTTTGGCCTAGAAGCCAAACTCTGAAACAGACTAGGCCACTGCAGCCCTTGCTTAATGTCAAAATCAATAATGTGAACCCGCTCTTTGCCTTCAAAAGCTCTAAGCAGAATCTCATTTGACGTGAAATGGATGAACTTTGGAATTGGACTAACCTGATTCAACAGCCTCAATGCTGTACTGCTATCATCATCTAAACGATCAAGGTTCCGAGGGGGTATAATGTGAAAGATGTGAGGCCAAAGCCTTGCAACACGCAAAGCTAAAGCCTCGGTGAAGTAAGCAGTTAGCCGGATTATTGGAGACCCTCCTCTTGGAGAGGCAAGATCCCCTAGCCTAGCTATCAGTTGATTAACACCAGTGACATTCCTCGAGCCAATTGCTTCAGCACAACTCACAAGTAAGCTGATCAGCTCAGCTGCATCATCCTCGCGATGGTTGTTATGCTCATTATGTGCTGCTACAACTTCACTCCTGTCATTTGGATTAGGTGGCCTCGAACCATTGCCTATTTCATGCTCCCCGGGATTCTCATTAAGCCTAAGAACCAAACCATGACTGTCCAAAGAAGCACTTGATACTGAGGCCTCCTTGGCCGGATCTTGACTTGTTGAAACATTCTTATCACCAAAATTAGTAATCTCAGTCACTACAGAATCAATCCAAGGATTGTTTGACAAAGGTGGAGGCGGTGATATCACTTCACTAGGCACAAAACATACACTCTCTTCCTCACCTGAACAAGAAAATGAGAATGGTGCAGCTGCTTGAACTGATCGCGACACGTTGTAACCTGATTGTAACCAGAAATTGCCACTACCCAATTGTCCCAGACTCAGACCATAGCCTTCTACTTCTTCTGAGCAATCAACTGATTTCCTATTACCCTTTTTCCTCTTAGCTCCTCTATTTATGCAGTTCTCATCATCAAAACATCCCTGATCAGCATACCTCTTCAAACTCCTACCCTTTTCCCAATATTCATCTTTGCTTTCTCCTTCTACATATGATGATGTCTGAGCAGTCGTCGGGGATGGCGGTAGACGAATGTTCTGCTTAAGAGAGCAACTACTGTTCTTGGTTTCAATAGGCTTATCAACAGAAAGGCTGCCTACTGGCCTAATAGACTGGGACCTTTGGTTGTCTTTTCTAGCAAAACTACATGGCAAATCCAATCTTTGTGTGCTCATTGAAGGGAAATTACAAGCTTGAAATTGTGCAGATGCTTCACTCCTCAATCTATGCCTAGGTGACAACAATGTAGAAGAACAACCAGCCAACATTCTTCACACCCTtccaattattttttttctttcttttcaactcCGACTCACCCACCCTTTTTCTTCTCTAtatctctttttctctctctcacCCTTTTTCTTCTCTATATCTCTTTtatctttctatatatatattttcactaTGAAATATACAATTTTTGATAACACTAAAGTTCTATAGAGGATTCAAAGAGAAACAGAACAATGTCTATATGTGAGTGTGTGAAGTtccaagaaaaacaaaaaataggaATCCGAtgccaaaaaaatcaaaataaatgtGATATCTGTGTGTCCTATATGATGATCTTATAAATCTGTATAATAATATATTTCTATATGCAACAAAGAATGGAATCAATCAGCAACAAATACACACTTCTTTACAGAATCAAAGAATTGGAAAGAATTCTCCTATTATCAACAATTTTAACACCTACCAAAAAAAATCATCGGATTCCAACACTTTCAGACTAGAACCAAATTCATTGTTTAGAAATTTGATTGTTCAAAGGATTGAAAGAAGCTGAACTCACACCATGAATGTAAGAACTCTGGACACATCTTGAAATGCAGCAGAAAAACACTATTTGTCCTTTTTACGATTGGAGTTTggtgtgatcaaattttggctctGTTGCCGCGAACTTAACTGCTTAGTCTAACAATCTCATGTACAATCTTGAACCAATCAACACCGTAAAAATTGAATCTTTAACATCCCCATTTCATCAAAACAAGATTTTCAAACAACCCCACAAGAAAATGAAATCCTAGTTGAAATTTAACCAAATTAACAGTACCCCAACAACCCCCCAAGAAAACCACCCCAAGATTTCTATCAAATACCTTCAAACATGCATGAAAACAGACAAATCAACTGTCATCATCATAAAGAGAAGCTGAAGAAAAAATTAACTTCCTAAAGCCCCACTACCTAAAAAAGCTAAACCCCATATACAACTGTGTTTTTTATATATTGAGAATGAAACTTAAATCTCCTCTAGTTTTTTACTTCTCTAGGGAAAACAAATGATGGCTTGGTAAAGATGATGTTGGAGAAAGGGGAGAGAGAACATTGGTTTTTGACCGTCTGATGAGAATCTGACGGTGgggaaagaagaagaatatgACCGTTGTAAGATTTGTCAGTGGAATATGACCGTTGGAGGGAGTTGGTATTAGAGGgaacagtgtgtgtgtgtgtgtgaaattagttttttctttttgctctttTGGAGGGTGCAGTTGAAGTCACGTCCCACGCACGTGCATGTCTCATAATACCCGTTTTTTACTTGACCGTTGCTTTTTTTCTGTATTAAGTGAAGTGAAGTTTCTGGGAGATTACAATAATTAACTGACTAATCAGGTAATTACAGTATGCATGGCAGTGGGGTAGTAATTAATTTTAGGGTAATTAATTAGATTGCTTTAATTATGGACATATCGACGAGGACAAAGAATGGCCAGTTGAAAAAAAATTCGTACTTGTGTCGGGGTGATGTTTGTTTTATACTTTCATATTAtgtgaatttttaagtttttcGGCGCACACACATTAGTTTTTTTCGAGACAAATTGAGTTTGGAAAACGACTAATTATATTCTATATTCTATATACtattaaaaggagaaaaaaaaattctcctTAAGTCAAGTGACAGTCTAAAAAAAAACTACATGGTATactagttaataattaattatttagttaataaatagttattatttttgaatttaaatatcaataaaataataaaataaatatttataataaaaaataaaaaaatttaaaaaaaaaactgtcCATTCATATTGGAGAGTACTTTCAATTTGGAgttttaaattattataaaataaaaaaataaaaaactgtcaatttaaaatttctttgtgttttaataacttttgtttttcttttttaaaataaaaagtgtatttattcagaaaatattaatgagactaatagaataaaataaaaaaaataaaaaaaatatgtatctTCTATTATACTATAAAATGAAAGTAGCATACAAAAAtcttctatatattattaaaaggagaggaaaaaataCTCTCCTTAAACCAAGTGGCAACCTAGAAAAAAGCCACATGGCATAAAAATAGTTAATACGAAAATTTctatcaaataataaaataaaatattttataataaaaaacgaattttttaaaaaaaagctgtccattcaaattggagagtagtttcaagttggagtttttaaattattttaaataaaaacactaaatttacaaataaaataaaaatttgccaatttaaaatttctttgttttttaaaataattttttatttttctttttaaaaataaaaagtttatttattcaaaaactattattgataataatagaataaattataaaataaaaaaatatgtatcttctattatattataaaatgAAAGTAGCATACacaaatttaaataaagtaatatgctaataaatattgaataatataataaagaaaaattcagAACTAAAAAGTTATTTGATGCCTATATAAGTCtcattaatttaatagagattttattcattaaaattcagatattattgagaacaataggataaaatttaaaataaaaatatatttcaagagtaataaaatatatatcttctattatattacgagaaagtagtagacaaaaatattaaataaagcaATATGCTAATAAacatttctattaacaatgcaattatattaatattggataatataataaaacatatatataacaaaaaagttattcgatgactATATAAGTCCCTGTAATTAGTAGatatttattcattaaaattcacataatattattgataacaacaaaataaaatttaaaataaaaaacatttcaagattaataaaatatatatatcttctcttatattacaaaaagaaagtgagcagaaaaaaatatttaacaaaGCAATATGCTAAAATAAAttctattaacaatgtaaaaatactaaacattggataataaaataaaaaaatatatagaacaaaaaagttattcaatgactatataagtcacgataacaatttaatttaattaatatttttaatattgatCGTACATTGCGTGGGTACGACTACTAGTATTTATGATAAAAGGAGATGTGATATGTAAACACGCACATAGCCACCTTTCTGGAAAAAAAACAGGGGTAGCTCGGTGCATAAAGTATTCCGTATTTACGCAGCATTCGGGGAAGGGTCGCATCTCTAAGGGTGTGACTAGGGGTGGAAAACAGGTGGGTCGGGCCGGATATGGGACGAGTCGAAAACATATAatgaaaaaatggataaattatctgacccgacccatatttaatacggataaaaaatgggttaaccgacggataatatggttacccatattatccatggcttcatGAATATGGTCACTTTtaggagaattcctagtctcccaaacttgaggaacccccactTTGAGATTTTACagatgtaaaagttaaactcactagttatccattttctaaatggataatatggttcttatccatatttcacccatttttaaaatgttcattatccaactcatattttagtggataatatgggtggttaactattttcttttaaccattttggtACCCCTAGGTGTGATGTAGATAGTCTACGCTAAAGCAAGCGTTACTACCTCTACGGCTCAGATCCGTAGCCTATAAATTACACCGAAATAAATTTACTGTTGCTCCAAaaagattaaaataaatatatacatatgttTTCATTTTAATAATTTCACTTTTTAAATAAGATATTATTAGAGCAAGCAAATGCCTTTGAGTTAAGAGTCTTGCCACCATCAGTTAAAAATACAATTTGTCATTTGCTTGGTTCAAGGAAAACAAACTAGCTCATAAGATAATGTTGACATACCTGTTAGGATCGGTAATTCGGGTAGtgcagaatttagccaaacaacggtataatgacaataacaaagacaatagaagttgataataacgacaattaaagaatataaagaagacacaaatttaacgtagttcggtcaaggtgacctacgtccacaagcggagaaaagcaatttcactataccaacaagagtacaaaagagagtacaaaattagagtaaatactctaattaatcccaaataccccaagagaataacctcacaagatcactccaaagaaagggttcacacaagtgtttcccaacactcactctcttacaaaatactctataatgaaataaaggaggagaaagaaagacaagagtgaaaagctcttgaattggtgtatTTGCAAATGAGGAaaaactcatctatttatagcaagaaattcttggcctaataatggatattatgtcatggcaaatgtcatgaaaatttggccatattacaaatctccaccttggcctaattttggcttatagtaaatttgctccaccttctccgcaaaaaccccaatgggcaaaatcattcttcataaatgccaatcaagttcaggcaaagcttgaacttgaatactggaagaggttttgtgaacatgtcagcaggattgtctctagtgttgatcttctgaacagagacttttctttcagcaatggtttctcggatgaaatgatactttatatcaatgtgcttcgtcctctcatgatacatttgatctttagtcaagtgaatggcactttgactatcacagaaaatggtaataccaccttggtgtaaactgagttccgcaaatagacccttcaaccataaagcttctttgatcgcctcggtcactgccatatattctgcttcggtagtagataaagctactacatgttgtaatgtagctttccaactaatagcgcaaccctcgatgcaaaatacatagcttgtcagtgatcttcttttgtcaagatcacctgtataatctgagtctacaaaaccaaccaaagtgttagtatttctcccaaactccaaacatgtgtttgaagtacctcgcaagtatctgagaatccatttcacagcatgccaatgtgctttaccaggGCAAGCCATATACCGGCTTACCACGCTCACTGTTTGTGAAATATCTGGacgtgtacaaaccattgcatacataatactgccgactgcactggaataaggaacatgtgccatgtacctctcttcttcctctgactgcgggaactgagcagctgataacttaaaatgagtagcaagaggggtactaactggtttagcatttttcatgccaaacctctccaagactttctccaagtacttcttctgggtcagaaatagcctgttggcttttcgatctcttttgatctccatgccaaggattttcttagcttctcccaaatctttcatctcaaattcacttttcagctgacttttcaaattatgaatttttgttaaatccttagcagcaatgagcatgtcatcaacatataataataggtacacaaatgaaccatcatttaactttcggaagtaaacacaactattatacatgctcctcgaataaccatgacccaacataaaggaatcaaaccttttataccattgccttggagactgctttaatctgtacaaggatttcttcaacaagcaaacatgatcttcttttcctttaatttcaaatccttcgggttgatgcatgtatatttgttcctcaagttcgccatgtaagaaagctgtcttaacatcaagttgttctaattccaaatcatacatggcaacgaaggcaagcaagacacgaatagagctatgtttaacaacaggtgagaaaatattattaaaatcaactccttgtacctgactatagccctttgcaactaatcgtgccttatacctcgcatcttcaacccctggaatgccatcctttttcttgaagacccatttgcaaccaacaattctttttcctgatggcAGCTTCACAAGAGACCGagtaccattcttgtggagagactcaatttcttcattcattgcaatcagccacttggctgagtcagcaccagaaactgcttctgaatattttgatggttctccaatttcttcagtttcctgtgcaactgaaaaagcaaatgcaacataatctccaaactttaatggttgtttaccttctcttcttggtctatgtttggctatagaatactcctcttcttctggttcaacttcaggaatttcagcttctgtctcaacttcaggagtttcaactgtattttgctccaaagttgatgagcttggctcagaaggaatgtcaatctcaatctccacctggttctgtgtactctttcctttatctgtattacaagaactagaagactcttttctagaatgtaacatagagaattcatcaaaggttacatctctgctaattatatattttggtgccgtgggatcaggataccatagtcggtatcctttcaccccagatgcatatccaaggaaaatgcactttttagcccttggctctaattttccatcatttacatgcatgtatgcagggcaaccaaatatctttaaatcagaataattagcagTAGTATCTGACCACATTTCCTCTGGAGTCTTACAGTTCAAAAGTGCAGAAAGAGctcggttgacaatataacaagctgtagagatagcttctgcccaaaagccgtttgtcaacccagcatttgaaatcatgcaacgagccctttccaaaagagttctattcatcctttctaccacaccattttgctgaggtgtcattctcacagtacgatgtcgagcaattcctccattcttgcaaaattcgttgaattcgtcattacaaaattccaagccattatctgttctaagccgcttaacctgttttcctgtttgcttctcaatcaaaactttccattgtttgaaatttaagaaaacatcacttttatttttcaggaaataaacccaaactttccttgaataatcatcaatgaaagttaacatatacctggcaccaccttttgatggggtacgtgaaggaccccaaagatctgaatgaatgtaatccaaagtaccttttgttctatgaatcgctggagatttgaagctgactCTTTTCTGCTTTCCGAACACACAATGTTCACAGAACTCTATATTTCCggtactttggccacataagagacctcttttgctgaggatggaaagacctttttcactcatatgccccaatcgcatatgccacaatttggtgatgtcagaatctgatttatctgatattgaaactgcagcagcacctgtaacagtagatcccaaaagagtatacaacgtaccagatctgcgtgctttcatgatcacaagagcaccatgagaaattttcagaactccaccttcacctgtgtacttgcacccaagagattctagagtgcccaaagagatgagatttttcttcaagtcaggaacatgtctaacatcggtgagagttctcaccacaccatcgtgcattttgattcggactgtaccttttccaataactttgcaggcagcattgttgcccatcaagataactccacctccaatagattcatatgtggtaaataaattctgactgggacacatatgataagaacaacccgaatctaaaatccactcattgttagatttgaaactattattagttgctaaaaaaaatagttccctcagtctcatcagcagctacacttgttttggcagtgtcagtatttttgtgctcattttttttttctgtatgcttttctttgtttttcaatttaaagcattcagaaataatgtgacctttcttatgacaatatttgcacatgacatttctgtatctggattttgaccttgatttaggtttctcactacttgaatctttcttattggatctacctcttatgaataagcattccccttggttcccactagttttcccagtaatatctctatctatttgttcttttgatttcaaaatagatttgatatctttataagagatattaccCTTTCTataaagcatagtatcttttatatgtttaaacgactggggtaaggaaacaagcaataacacagcttgatcctcatctttgatttcagcatctatgttacttaaatccataagaagagaatcaaaagtatcaagatgagtaagtatagaggtaccttcagccatacgaaaaatgtagagtttttgctttaggtaaagcatgttttctactgttcttttcatatatagggttttaaacttttcccatatgcctttggctgagctttctgctgcaacttcacgcaaaacctcatttgaaagatttaaaataatacctgcttttgcctttttgtctatgacggcaaactcctcgtctgtcattttatccggcatcttctcatttccttgcagtgccaaatctaagccatcgtgaattaggatagcttccatctttaattgccacattccaaaatttgcacttcggtcaaatttctcaacataagactttgttatagtcattttggctatttaaaataacccggttagatctggctctgataccaatttgttaggatcgggaattcgggtagtgcgaaatttagccaaacaacggtataatgacaataacaaagacaatggaagttgataataacggcaattaaagaatataaagaagacacaaattcaacgtggttcggtcaaggtgacctacgtccacaagcgaagataagcaatttcactataccaacaagagtacaaaagagagtacaaaattagagtaaatactctaattaatttcaaataccccaagagaataacctcacaagatcactccaaagaaagggttcacacaagtgtttcccaacactcactctcttacaaaatactctataatgaaataaaggagaagaaagaaagacaagagtgaaaagctcttgaattagtgtgtttgcaaatgagaagaaactcctctatttatagcaagaaatccttgtcctaataatggatattatgtcatggcaaatgtcatgaaaatttggccatattacaataccaataattaaatacaatttataataattcaaaCTTTTAAATAAGTTAATCTCACATTACAATAAATACAAACCACTGAAAAATCATTTTGACATTGTCAACAACTCTTGCTGCCGTTGTAGGCAGATAGGTCTTGGTCCCATTAATTTCAGTAGAACAGGTAATATCCAAGAGTTGTGGAGCTCCTGGAGCAGAGCTCTGATGACTGCGCATAGTAGCATCAGTTGATTTGGTCAAAAAACTTGTTTAGTTCATTCTGTGACTAGACACAATTATTCGAATTGATACTGTTAACTAAGACTTTCGTTGGTTTAATATTTAGGTGACAAAAATTGTTGGTTCTTACGATGGGCGACGGTAAAAACCCGCCTAAGAGGATTCAAGACTTCAGTTAAATAGTAGGAGCGTAACGCGGCACTTCAGTAGAATTATAACCGCATAAACTATGTGAATTAAACACACATCACGAGTTTGAACTCTAACCCCAAACAAAGACGAGCGGGGAGAAATAAATAGAGGGGCACACCAGCTATCCGCGGAATTTCAGACCATGCGCTACCGGCTCTTAGAATTTTctcgatttaaaaaaaaaactggaaGTACTCCATTGGGATGTCTTTTTCGAACTGTGCACCACTAACACACGGAGCTTTCTCTTATGAAAAACAAGACTTCGCAACCTCAAAGTTACTCCATTAGGATGTCTTATCATCCTCTAGTTTCTCTTTATTGTATGCTCGCATTTCTCTAAAGCGGGTCCATGATAAGCATTAAGGAGTCGTATGATAGAATTAATGATCtgaatattattttcttattgacTAGTTGATCCTAAACTTGTTAATTTTATTGTTTTATCCTAGGATAATCTTAGGAGGATAACTTATCCTAAGATTATTATTCCACCCTCCATCAGGTATAAGTTTTCCCCCATCCTGAGATAACTGATCCCAGAATTAATAATCAAATTAAGAATAATACCGTACTAAATTTTAATCCcagaattatttttatttatccaTCAGACCAAGCGCCTCCTAAGTTCCAGATACGTCTCATGGCTCACATAGCAGGTCAATCCAGCGTTATCCACAAACTACCTTCCCAGATAACTATTAAGCGCACAGGACCAAGGGCGTGAACTCTGAGTAGCCATCCTTGGTGCGCCCTGAAGACCATTTGCAGCAATATACAAactacaatgacccaaacaacgAAAACAGTAGCAACCAATTCACGAGCTTCGTaagatttttcaattttcaaacaaACAAATATTTCCAAAGAAAAGGCACCATGAATCATTGTCATACTCCTCACCAAGGTAATCATTTGGCGTTTTCCCTACCAACCAGATAATTTAACCAAAACAACCCAACCCCAGAACACCATTTTCACCCATGTATAATCTTTAAGTCTTCAGAAGCGATTTTAAACTAATTACAGAATGAATAAATTATATCATCTCCAGATACAGCGCTTCTTGTTTGCTGGATAACCCCAGTTCGTCCAGAGAGAGGACACTCTCTCCATCACTGAAAGCACGCCTAGGATAAGGTCTTACCTGCATGTAGGACATTGTATTAGCAGGTATTCAATATCTCTAGTTGTTACAAAGCAAACAAAATGGTATAACTAATCTACGAAATAAATACTAGGAAGAGAACTACCAAATCTTCTCTCTTCCACACCCCAAAAGCACAAACTATGTGACCATTTTTTTAGAAGAAGTGCCCATTTAAAATG contains:
- the LOC107791805 gene encoding scarecrow-like protein 28, translated to MLAGCSSTLLSPRHRLRSEASAQFQACNFPSMSTQRLDLPCSFARKDNQRSQSIRPVGSLSVDKPIETKNSSCSLKQNIRLPPSPTTAQTSSYVEGESKDEYWEKGRSLKRYADQGCFDDENCINRGAKRKKGNRKSVDCSEEVEGYGLSLGQLGSGNFWLQSGYNVSRSVQAAAPFSFSCSGEEESVCFVPSEVISPPPPLSNNPWIDSVVTEITNFGDKNVSTSQDPAKEASVSSASLDSHGLVLRLNENPGEHEIGNGSRPPNPNDRSEVVAAHNEHNNHREDDAAELISLLVSCAEAIGSRNVTGVNQLIARLGDLASPRGGSPIIRLTAYFTEALALRVARLWPHIFHIIPPRNLDRLDDDSSTALRLLNQVSPIPKFIHFTSNEILLRAFEGKERVHIIDFDIKQGLQWPSLFQSLASRPNPPTHVRITGIGESKQDLVETGDRLAEFAEALNLAFEFHPVVDRLEDVRLWMLHVKEGESVAVNCALQMHRLLYDSSGGILRDFLGLIRSTNPTIILMAEQEAEHNEPSLEARLVNSLRYYAAVFDSIGFSLPLDSPSRIKIEELFARDIRNIIACEGRDRTERHECFGKWRKLMEQGGFRCTGITERELLQSQMLLKMYSCEDYRVIKQGNDDAALTLSWLDQPLCTVSAWSPLDAAGSSSSYYQPS